From the genome of Geoglobus ahangari, one region includes:
- a CDS encoding ATP-grasp domain-containing protein, with product MRKRSRLFIYEHGVCEEKIPDSIAVEGLAMFKSMLSFSRYYDLVSYIRPEFSGMFPFPTEFSFRECLESADAALIVAPENDLTLLKLVREVERAGVENLGSSSRAVEITSDKWKTYRKLKGKVSVPETSLKDLSCDYLVKPRVSCGGEGIRRGGEVPKGFIAQELIEGKSVSVSLHLGEDIEVLSVNEQILSGFEYRGAVVPGEWRDDVIEEAVNAASEIKGLNGYVGVDLVVADVPYVIEVNARLTTPSVAFELAYGMSYADMHHRISAGEGLRITPLRRVMLTKGRGEGYVSFNGHSIILKTI from the coding sequence ATGAGGAAGAGGAGTAGGCTGTTCATCTACGAGCACGGAGTCTGCGAGGAAAAAATCCCCGACAGCATCGCTGTTGAAGGCCTTGCGATGTTCAAGAGCATGCTCAGCTTTTCCAGATACTACGACCTCGTCTCATACATCAGGCCGGAGTTCTCCGGGATGTTTCCCTTCCCCACCGAGTTCTCTTTTCGCGAGTGTCTTGAGTCGGCAGACGCCGCGCTGATAGTCGCCCCGGAAAACGACCTCACCCTCCTCAAGCTGGTCAGGGAGGTGGAGCGGGCTGGGGTGGAGAACCTCGGCTCGTCGAGCAGAGCGGTGGAGATAACGTCAGACAAGTGGAAGACCTACAGGAAGCTCAAAGGGAAGGTCAGCGTCCCCGAAACTTCACTGAAAGATCTCTCCTGTGATTATCTCGTGAAGCCAAGGGTCTCGTGCGGCGGAGAGGGGATAAGGAGAGGCGGGGAGGTTCCGAAGGGGTTCATAGCTCAGGAGCTCATTGAGGGGAAGAGCGTAAGCGTCAGCCTCCATCTTGGGGAAGACATAGAGGTTCTGAGCGTCAACGAGCAGATTCTGAGCGGCTTCGAGTACAGGGGGGCAGTTGTCCCGGGGGAGTGGAGAGATGACGTTATCGAGGAGGCTGTGAACGCAGCCTCGGAGATTAAGGGCCTTAACGGCTACGTTGGCGTTGACCTCGTGGTGGCAGATGTCCCATACGTCATCGAGGTGAACGCAAGGCTGACCACCCCAAGTGTCGCTTTCGAACTCGCCTACGGGATGAGCTACGCCGACATGCACCACAGAATTTCTGCGGGAGAAGGGCTGAGAATCACCCCGCTGAGGAGAGTTATGCTGACGAAGGGAAGAGGAGAGGGATACGTTTCCTTCAACGGCCACTCCATAATTTTAAAAACAATCTGA
- a CDS encoding radical SAM protein — MTEFNPFFKRYSKGLRRVAVVYPNRYVGGISNLGIQRLYFEVNRSEKYLAERFYTDVFDGLRSVENATPLKDFEVALFSIQYEEDVFNAVRILRESGFSGRSVAGGPCVIQNPLPYAKIFDRLFVGEAENAVLDVVEDRAVEGLVPHSYRRRRVELDSEMRSEIIGEGAYGRALIVEIGRGCPRGCRFCVVRQIYSPARWRSAESILEFAEENRKLANKVAIVAPSPTDHPEFKEIVSGLRELGFEVSPSSIRADRFDEEMAELISGTRTLTLAPEAGSERLREALNKGISEDDIISAVEIAESAERIKLYFMFGLPGEEQEDLEEIVRMVERIRRMGKKVSVSANPLVPKPHTPFQWLPYGGDPERDVRENLRELKRKRKFLLSRLRRVADVDVESVERFAVQTIISRGDESVGELIAGGARPSEILKRASEFLEPLPPDEELPWDRIEMGYRKSRLRREFELVMERFG; from the coding sequence ATGACCGAGTTCAACCCTTTTTTTAAGCGCTACTCGAAGGGTCTTAGGAGGGTTGCGGTAGTATACCCGAACAGGTACGTTGGGGGAATCTCCAACCTCGGAATCCAGAGGCTCTACTTCGAGGTGAACCGCTCTGAGAAGTACCTCGCGGAGCGGTTCTACACAGACGTGTTCGACGGGCTGAGGAGTGTTGAGAACGCCACCCCCCTCAAGGACTTCGAGGTTGCCCTCTTTTCCATCCAGTATGAGGAGGACGTTTTCAACGCGGTTCGGATTCTGAGAGAAAGCGGCTTCTCCGGAAGAAGCGTCGCTGGAGGGCCGTGCGTAATCCAGAACCCCCTCCCCTATGCTAAGATCTTCGACAGGCTGTTCGTTGGCGAGGCTGAAAACGCTGTGCTGGACGTGGTTGAGGATAGGGCTGTCGAGGGGCTGGTTCCCCACTCGTACAGGAGAAGGAGGGTGGAGCTCGACAGCGAGATGAGGAGCGAGATTATCGGCGAGGGAGCTTACGGGAGAGCGCTGATCGTGGAGATCGGCAGAGGGTGTCCGAGAGGATGCAGGTTCTGCGTGGTGAGGCAGATTTACTCACCTGCGAGGTGGAGGAGTGCGGAGAGCATTCTCGAGTTCGCGGAGGAGAACAGGAAGCTTGCTAACAAGGTCGCCATAGTCGCCCCTTCCCCCACCGACCACCCGGAGTTCAAGGAGATTGTCTCGGGTCTGAGGGAGCTGGGTTTCGAGGTCTCCCCGTCCTCGATAAGGGCCGACAGGTTTGACGAGGAGATGGCAGAGCTGATTTCGGGGACGAGAACCCTCACCCTCGCACCCGAGGCTGGCAGTGAGAGGCTGAGGGAGGCGCTGAACAAGGGAATCTCGGAAGATGACATCATCAGTGCGGTGGAGATCGCAGAAAGTGCTGAGAGGATCAAGCTGTACTTCATGTTCGGACTGCCGGGAGAGGAGCAGGAGGATCTGGAGGAGATAGTTAGGATGGTGGAGAGGATAAGGAGGATGGGCAAGAAGGTAAGCGTCTCCGCAAACCCACTCGTGCCAAAGCCCCACACCCCGTTTCAGTGGCTGCCCTACGGGGGAGACCCTGAAAGGGACGTCAGGGAGAACCTGAGGGAGCTGAAGAGGAAGAGGAAGTTCCTGCTCTCGAGGCTCAGGAGAGTCGCGGACGTTGACGTTGAGAGCGTGGAGAGGTTTGCCGTGCAGACCATAATCTCCCGGGGGGATGAGAGCGTTGGAGAGCTCATCGCAGGGGGAGCGAGACCCTCGGAAATCCTCAAGCGCGCTTCTGAGTTCCTTGAGCCATTGCCTCCTGACGAGGAGCTGCCGTGGGACAGGATTGAGATGGGGTACAGGAAGAGCAGGCTGAGGAGGGAGTTTGAGCTCGTCATGGAGAGGTTTGGGTGA
- a CDS encoding flippase-like domain-containing protein, translated as MLSVIIPAHNEAKRLERSVETLAKYLQDNFSEFEIIIAEDGSTDGTDEIARRLAEKYEFVTHLHSDERLGKGRAVFEGIKRARYPIVIYMDADLSTDVSHIKDLIRAIESGYDIAIGSRLVKGSETERPFFRELPSRIYNLLVRILLGSKVRDHQCGFKAFKRDVALRLGEKVRDNHWFWDTELLVLAQREGLRVKEIPVRWRHSDDGSVSVLKTSAYLFSRLLRHSERGFLYFSIAVTVLIFASLIYVANPEKLMYALRSLDVRKIGLAFMIYPLSFILRGVRFELLMKDIKGGVSVWYAVMATSISQTLNVITPVRIGDLGRAYVYAKKDVPYQTSFSGLAAERIYDVIAILIIAFASIVFVGAEYFDMLIYALAFLGLIILGVVFLSRTRGYVARVMEDAKSLIFSRKAAVFVPLSTAIWLIDVLVCYIILTSFGPVKLYLPAFAVAMGNVVKILPLTPGGVGTYEATLTLILSSAISSNEALAVAIADHAVKNISTLVLGLASSVKLGVSLKEMRS; from the coding sequence ATGCTTTCAGTGATCATCCCAGCACACAACGAGGCAAAAAGACTCGAGAGGAGCGTCGAGACACTCGCAAAGTACCTTCAGGATAATTTCAGCGAGTTCGAGATAATAATAGCCGAGGATGGCTCCACGGACGGAACAGACGAGATAGCGAGAAGGCTTGCCGAGAAGTATGAATTCGTAACCCATCTGCACAGCGATGAGAGGCTGGGCAAGGGAAGGGCGGTTTTTGAGGGAATAAAGAGGGCCAGATACCCGATCGTCATCTACATGGACGCCGACCTCTCCACCGACGTCTCACACATCAAGGATCTGATCCGGGCTATCGAGAGTGGCTACGACATCGCGATCGGTTCGAGGCTCGTTAAGGGCAGCGAAACAGAGAGGCCATTCTTCAGAGAGCTTCCGTCGAGGATATACAACCTCCTCGTGCGAATTCTGCTTGGCTCGAAGGTTAGAGACCATCAGTGCGGGTTCAAGGCGTTTAAGAGGGATGTGGCTCTAAGGCTGGGAGAGAAGGTGAGGGACAACCACTGGTTCTGGGACACCGAGCTTCTCGTCCTCGCCCAGAGGGAGGGGCTGAGGGTTAAGGAGATTCCGGTCAGGTGGAGGCACTCCGACGACGGGAGCGTGAGTGTCCTTAAGACGTCTGCCTACCTCTTCTCCAGACTCCTCAGGCACTCGGAGAGGGGGTTTCTCTACTTCTCAATAGCCGTCACAGTCCTCATATTTGCCAGCCTGATTTACGTGGCCAACCCAGAGAAGCTGATGTACGCTCTCAGGAGTCTGGACGTCCGAAAAATCGGGCTGGCCTTCATGATCTACCCGCTTTCGTTCATCCTGAGAGGCGTGAGGTTCGAACTCCTCATGAAGGACATTAAAGGGGGAGTGAGTGTCTGGTACGCGGTCATGGCCACGTCCATCAGCCAGACCCTCAACGTGATAACCCCAGTGAGGATAGGAGATCTCGGCAGAGCTTACGTTTACGCGAAGAAAGACGTGCCGTACCAGACGAGCTTCAGCGGTCTCGCGGCGGAGAGGATATACGACGTCATAGCCATCCTGATAATAGCGTTCGCCAGCATAGTCTTTGTTGGCGCCGAGTACTTCGACATGCTAATTTACGCCCTCGCGTTCCTCGGCCTGATAATACTGGGGGTTGTCTTCCTGTCGAGAACGAGGGGGTACGTTGCAAGGGTTATGGAGGACGCTAAGAGCCTGATATTCTCGAGGAAGGCCGCGGTGTTCGTTCCGCTCTCAACAGCCATCTGGCTCATAGACGTCCTCGTCTGCTACATCATACTCACATCCTTCGGCCCGGTAAAGCTCTACCTCCCGGCATTCGCCGTTGCGATGGGGAATGTTGTTAAGATCTTGCCACTCACACCGGGAGGCGTGGGGACGTACGAGGCCACGCTCACCCTCATACTCTCCTCCGCCATCTCGAGTAACGAGGCGCTTGCGGTTGCGATAGCCGACCATGCGGTGAAAAACATCTCCACCCTCGTCCTCGGCCTCGCCTCGTCGGTGAAGCTTGGAGTGAGCCTGAAGGAGATGAGATCGTGA
- a CDS encoding TIGR00288 family NYN domain-containing protein: MPIKPSINVSKIQKFKKVLSSRKENKKKIGVLVDGPNMLRKEFNLNLKEIREILCEYGDIKIAKVFLNQYAGDKLVEAIENQGFEPVITSGDVDVRMAVEAMEIVYNDSIDVLALVTRDADFKAVLKKAMEVGKETIIIGAEPGFSTALKNSADIAIVLNEEEYEEEE, from the coding sequence ATGCCGATAAAACCATCCATAAACGTGTCAAAGATACAGAAGTTCAAGAAGGTGCTCTCCTCGAGGAAGGAGAACAAGAAGAAGATAGGCGTGCTCGTTGACGGCCCGAACATGCTCAGAAAGGAGTTCAACCTGAACCTCAAGGAGATCAGGGAGATCCTGTGCGAGTACGGAGACATAAAGATAGCCAAGGTCTTCCTCAACCAGTACGCCGGGGACAAGCTCGTGGAGGCCATAGAAAATCAGGGGTTCGAGCCCGTAATCACCTCGGGCGATGTTGATGTCAGGATGGCCGTCGAGGCGATGGAGATAGTTTACAACGACAGCATTGACGTTCTCGCCCTCGTTACGAGGGACGCGGACTTCAAGGCGGTGCTGAAGAAGGCCATGGAGGTTGGGAAGGAGACGATAATCATAGGCGCCGAACCCGGGTTCTCCACAGCCCTGAAGAACTCGGCAGACATAGCGATAGTTCTCAACGAAGAGGAGTATGAGGAAGAGGAGTAG
- a CDS encoding YchF/TatD family DNA exonuclease, protein MMELADVHCHLNFDSFNRDRDEVIRRAKVAGVVFLIDSGFDYTSNERSLRVSDNYEGFVFSTLGFSPNRIGKSDPRYVANQIEENRDRIIGVGEVGLDLKKAKTSYEQQKEIFLQFVELAEELELPLIIHARKAEERAFDLIKSRDVTAVFHCYTGSTSLVGRITDAGHYISLSTLVCFSDNVKRIAEVVDVDHLLLETDSPFLSPVKGRNEPANVRMAYETVASLQGVGVDELAIKLIKNAREVFDVDI, encoded by the coding sequence ATGATGGAACTCGCAGACGTGCACTGCCACCTGAACTTCGACAGCTTCAACAGGGACAGGGATGAGGTTATCAGGAGGGCCAAGGTCGCTGGAGTTGTCTTTCTGATAGACTCCGGCTTCGACTACACATCAAACGAGAGATCCCTGCGCGTTTCCGATAACTACGAGGGCTTCGTTTTCTCCACACTCGGATTCTCGCCGAACCGCATAGGCAAGTCCGACCCGAGGTACGTTGCAAACCAGATAGAGGAGAACAGGGACAGGATAATCGGCGTGGGAGAGGTGGGGCTCGACCTGAAGAAGGCGAAGACCAGCTACGAGCAGCAAAAGGAGATCTTCCTCCAGTTCGTTGAGCTGGCGGAGGAGCTCGAGCTCCCCCTGATAATACACGCGAGAAAAGCTGAGGAGAGAGCATTCGACCTGATAAAGAGCAGGGATGTTACGGCAGTGTTCCACTGCTACACAGGAAGCACATCTCTTGTTGGCAGGATAACAGATGCGGGGCACTACATCTCCCTCTCAACCCTTGTCTGCTTCTCGGACAACGTGAAGAGGATAGCCGAGGTTGTAGATGTCGACCACCTGCTCCTCGAGACCGACAGCCCGTTCCTCTCCCCCGTCAAGGGGAGGAACGAGCCCGCCAACGTAAGAATGGCCTACGAGACAGTTGCCAGTTTGCAGGGTGTTGGTGTGGATGAGCTCGCCATCAAGCTTATAAAAAATGCAAGGGAAGTTTTTGATGTAGACATCTGA
- a CDS encoding PAS domain-containing protein, which produces MSWSLTDKELKIISILKSGKKMSAREVKRELESDGIKVPYTTVSSALEKLYSEGILERKEVRSRGRYGKKYLYYLNENIMALDSSDPLAEVIKNVFTPANVIHSNDSVAFIDKKGILTFLYGNSKIINDSGVIGKSVEELHSKVTAKFVRQIFEELRNRKKDVFRRTVTHEGKEYEKFYCAIRSSDDEFLGVLVITRPAEESKKLPPEVIYP; this is translated from the coding sequence GTGTCGTGGTCGCTGACAGATAAAGAGCTGAAGATTATTTCAATTCTGAAAAGCGGAAAAAAGATGAGCGCCAGAGAGGTAAAAAGAGAGCTGGAAAGTGATGGTATAAAGGTACCTTACACTACAGTCTCTTCAGCTCTTGAAAAGCTGTATAGCGAGGGAATACTCGAAAGAAAAGAGGTCAGGTCGAGAGGAAGGTATGGAAAGAAGTACCTCTATTATCTGAATGAAAATATAATGGCGCTCGATTCCTCCGACCCGCTGGCCGAAGTTATAAAAAACGTGTTCACTCCGGCAAACGTAATTCATTCAAATGATTCCGTGGCTTTTATAGACAAAAAAGGTATTCTCACGTTTTTGTACGGCAACAGTAAGATAATTAACGATAGCGGAGTTATTGGGAAGAGCGTGGAGGAGCTCCACTCAAAGGTAACCGCCAAGTTTGTCAGGCAGATTTTCGAGGAGCTGAGGAACAGGAAGAAGGACGTGTTCAGGAGAACCGTCACGCACGAGGGAAAGGAGTACGAGAAGTTTTACTGCGCCATCCGCTCGTCTGATGACGAGTTTCTGGGAGTGCTCGTCATAACCCGCCCGGCGGAGGAAAGCAAGAAGCTCCCGCCCGAGGTCATTTATCCGTAA
- a CDS encoding 2-isopropylmalate synthase — translation MRTVKVFDTTLRDGEQTPGISFPLSYKIQIAKQLDKLGVDIIEAGFPAATQGEFDAVKEIASLGLDSKVCGLARLVKHDIDRAIQADVDMVHIFISTSKIQIEHTVKKSREEIVEMAVEGVEYIKSHGVECMFSAMDATRTEVEYLKTIYKAVEEAGVDIVNVPDTVGVATPFTMYELIRELREHLKVPIDVHCHNDFGLAVANTYAAVKAGADEVQVTVNGIGERAGNASLAEVVMLITAVEGLKTNIKTEYLVETARLVERLSGIKLPPNTPIVGENAFSHESGIHAHGVLSEAATFEPGLITPEMVGHRRRIVIGKHAGRHQIKKMLEDAGYAVSEDILTKIVEKVKELGDKGKKVTDLDVITLAEVLMGEVRKEERAIILDEATVLTGNRITPTAVINAEVDGKKRVTSAIGVGPVDAALKAVAELVGKSIRITEFRMDAITGGSDALAEVYVTVEDEDGRSFTARGAGADIVMASIDAVINAVNYLMKMRKNR, via the coding sequence ATGCGAACCGTCAAAGTATTCGACACCACGCTGAGAGATGGGGAGCAGACGCCCGGAATATCCTTTCCCCTGAGCTACAAGATCCAGATCGCCAAGCAGCTTGACAAGCTCGGAGTTGACATCATAGAGGCTGGTTTTCCTGCTGCAACGCAGGGGGAGTTCGATGCAGTTAAGGAGATTGCGAGCCTCGGGCTTGACTCAAAGGTTTGCGGTCTCGCGAGGCTCGTTAAGCATGATATCGACAGGGCGATTCAGGCTGATGTTGATATGGTTCACATCTTCATCTCCACCTCAAAAATCCAGATCGAGCACACGGTAAAGAAGAGCAGGGAAGAGATAGTAGAGATGGCGGTTGAGGGCGTGGAGTACATCAAGTCCCACGGGGTTGAGTGCATGTTCTCGGCCATGGACGCGACGAGGACGGAGGTCGAGTACCTCAAGACGATCTACAAGGCAGTTGAGGAGGCCGGAGTGGACATAGTTAACGTCCCAGACACAGTTGGCGTTGCAACCCCCTTTACAATGTACGAGTTGATAAGGGAGCTCAGGGAGCACCTGAAGGTTCCAATAGACGTGCACTGTCACAACGACTTTGGTTTAGCGGTGGCGAACACCTATGCGGCCGTGAAAGCCGGAGCAGACGAGGTGCAGGTGACGGTGAACGGGATAGGCGAGAGGGCAGGAAACGCGAGCCTTGCGGAGGTCGTTATGCTCATAACGGCGGTGGAGGGGCTAAAGACGAACATAAAAACGGAGTACTTGGTAGAGACTGCGAGGCTCGTTGAGAGGCTGTCTGGAATAAAGCTCCCGCCCAATACGCCGATAGTTGGCGAGAACGCGTTCAGCCACGAGAGCGGAATTCACGCGCACGGTGTGCTGAGCGAGGCTGCTACGTTCGAGCCCGGGCTCATAACTCCAGAGATGGTGGGCCACAGGAGGAGAATAGTCATAGGGAAGCACGCCGGAAGGCACCAGATAAAGAAGATGCTCGAGGATGCAGGGTATGCGGTGAGCGAGGACATTCTGACGAAGATCGTCGAGAAGGTCAAGGAGCTCGGAGACAAGGGCAAGAAGGTTACCGACTTGGACGTGATAACGCTCGCAGAGGTTCTGATGGGCGAGGTCAGGAAGGAGGAGAGGGCAATAATTCTGGACGAAGCAACTGTGCTCACGGGCAACAGAATAACCCCAACTGCAGTTATTAACGCGGAGGTGGACGGAAAGAAGAGGGTGACCTCCGCAATAGGAGTTGGGCCTGTTGATGCCGCGCTTAAGGCGGTGGCTGAGCTCGTGGGTAAGAGCATCAGGATCACGGAGTTCAGGATGGATGCGATAACTGGCGGGAGCGACGCTCTCGCGGAGGTTTACGTGACGGTCGAGGACGAGGACGGCAGGAGCTTCACCGCAAGAGGAGCCGGGGCGGACATCGTCATGGCGAGCATCGACGCGGTGATAAATGCCGTGAACTACCTGATGAAGATGAGGAAGAACAGATGA
- a CDS encoding DUF2298 domain-containing protein, with protein sequence MIEGIALLVLALVLLSNTFKDYHISKLLSIVVISFLTYVLGHFTSFTTAFTLSTIFVVFYTLFRIGRESFRLDRENEAVFLISFAFFLFLRSLVPDIIGAEKFMDSAFLNAVLNADRFPPPDPYFAGKRLDVYYYFGSVISAVIAKLTLTPPWYAYNIAMAFVGAISVSTLHGFLRERGTGAIGLVPLIAGPLYAVYELLKHLSSGSLPRYLFYWNSTRIIPDSTFGNVITEFPYFSFIHGDLHAHVVAIPLKILFIAILYRFYRENEYSWAIPVMNFALFATNSWDAPAFFLLSAVLMLLKDRNYWPHVLASALLMLAFKLEMRVSAPVFITMEFSPLSSFLLFWGLLLPPLYYRYRDEIRERPAILLSAILSPLIPAFLFAPPAIYSLKKREFEDVLVIFAAIFILACEFVAIDFRMNTYFKFYLLSWVLLIPAISMAIRDLYRERKRVAIVLIALMLVYPAVATPVRHYKAELTLDGLRFMEKSHPGDYDAVRWLYGKNAVIVEGVEGSYTYSGRIASFTGDQAIIAWPNHEVHWRDNGEEIARRMGDVRTIYTSSCEIALEIARSYNTTYIVYGEYEKSLYGEQNFSCMEKVFESRGTEIYKVD encoded by the coding sequence GTGATCGAAGGGATAGCCCTGCTCGTCCTCGCGCTCGTACTCCTCTCCAACACGTTTAAGGACTACCACATCTCCAAGCTACTATCCATAGTGGTCATCTCCTTCCTGACCTACGTTCTCGGCCACTTCACCAGCTTCACCACAGCATTCACACTTTCCACGATCTTTGTGGTATTCTACACGCTGTTCAGGATCGGGAGGGAGTCTTTCAGACTCGATAGAGAGAACGAAGCGGTGTTCCTGATCTCCTTTGCTTTCTTCCTGTTCCTCAGGAGCCTCGTCCCGGACATAATCGGGGCTGAGAAGTTCATGGACTCCGCTTTCCTGAATGCTGTGTTAAATGCCGACCGCTTTCCTCCCCCGGACCCGTACTTCGCTGGAAAGAGGCTGGACGTTTACTACTACTTCGGCTCCGTCATTTCAGCCGTAATAGCGAAGCTCACCCTCACTCCCCCGTGGTACGCGTACAACATAGCGATGGCGTTCGTTGGGGCGATATCGGTCTCAACCCTGCACGGGTTCCTGAGGGAGAGAGGGACTGGTGCCATTGGACTCGTTCCCCTCATAGCCGGCCCGCTGTATGCGGTTTACGAGCTCCTCAAACACCTCTCCTCAGGAAGTCTTCCGAGGTACCTCTTCTACTGGAACTCCACGAGGATAATACCAGACAGTACGTTCGGGAACGTGATAACCGAGTTCCCATACTTCAGTTTCATACACGGGGACCTCCACGCCCACGTGGTGGCGATACCGCTCAAGATACTGTTCATCGCCATCCTGTACAGGTTCTACAGGGAGAACGAGTACTCATGGGCCATACCAGTTATGAACTTCGCTCTATTTGCAACAAACTCGTGGGACGCTCCTGCATTCTTCCTACTATCCGCAGTGCTGATGCTCCTCAAGGACAGGAACTACTGGCCACACGTCCTCGCATCAGCCCTGCTGATGCTCGCCTTCAAGCTCGAGATGAGGGTCAGCGCACCCGTGTTCATAACCATGGAGTTCAGCCCCCTCTCTTCATTTCTGCTGTTCTGGGGGCTGCTGCTACCTCCCCTCTACTACAGGTACAGGGACGAGATAAGGGAGAGGCCAGCAATCCTCCTTTCTGCGATACTCTCACCTCTGATCCCGGCCTTCCTCTTCGCCCCTCCAGCGATATACTCTCTCAAGAAAAGAGAGTTCGAGGACGTGCTCGTGATTTTCGCGGCAATCTTCATCCTCGCATGTGAGTTTGTGGCAATAGACTTCAGGATGAACACGTACTTCAAGTTCTACCTGCTCTCATGGGTTCTGCTGATCCCGGCCATTTCCATGGCGATCAGGGATCTCTACCGGGAGAGGAAGAGGGTCGCCATCGTCCTGATCGCCCTCATGCTTGTCTACCCAGCTGTTGCAACGCCCGTGAGGCACTACAAGGCCGAGCTCACGCTTGACGGCCTCAGGTTCATGGAGAAAAGTCACCCCGGGGACTACGACGCGGTAAGGTGGCTGTACGGGAAGAATGCGGTTATCGTGGAGGGCGTTGAGGGGAGCTACACGTACAGCGGCAGAATTGCCTCGTTCACCGGCGATCAGGCGATCATAGCCTGGCCGAACCACGAGGTGCACTGGAGGGACAACGGTGAGGAGATAGCGAGGAGGATGGGGGACGTGAGGACCATCTACACATCGTCCTGCGAGATAGCCCTCGAGATAGCGAGATCGTACAACACCACCTACATCGTTTACGGAGAATACGAGAAAAGCCTTTACGGAGAGCAGAACTTCTCATGCATGGAGAAGGTGTTTGAGAGCAGGGGAACCGAAATCTACAAAGTGGATTGA